In Spinacia oleracea cultivar Varoflay chromosome 5, BTI_SOV_V1, whole genome shotgun sequence, a single window of DNA contains:
- the LOC110776883 gene encoding uncharacterized protein yields MEAISESGHASGSNRGEPVTARLLFPCSQANMLDMADTAGADVKILEGHSTHATLVGSCEYSDVHTYLLQVTWTLRENIFSSMKIMPPGPPLLPNILYGQPPRVLAATTIITHEMDNLAISNNTNISSSPVVPSSESSFGHTQTMFTKNQAAVVASSRSSELGRSILRAMRLMLLRKLMWFMSNGLSFSPASIHY; encoded by the exons ATGGAAGCTATCTCGGAATCTGGACATGCATCTGGTTCAAATAGAGGGGAGCCTGTGACCGCAAGACTCCTGTTCCCATGTAGCCAAGCTAACATGTTGGATATGGCAGACACTGCTGGTGCTGATGTGAAGATATTAGAGGGCCACTCTACTCATGCTACTTTGGTTG GTAGTTGTGAGTATTCTGATGTGCATACTTATCTGCTTCAAGTCACATGGACACTGAGGGAAAACATATTTTCCAGCATGAAGATAATGCCCCCTGGCCCACCTCTTCTTCCAAACATACTTTATGGCCAGCCTCCTCGAGTCCTTGCAGCAACTACCATAATAACACATGAAATGGATAACCTTGCAATTTCTAATAATACAAACATTTCTTCATCACCCGTGGTTCCGTCATCAGAG TCTTCATTTGGACACACTCAAACTATGTTTACGAAAAACCAAGCCGCCGTTGTCGCATCTAGCAGGAGCTCAGAACTTGGAAG gtctatactccgagcaatgcgccttatgctactgaggaaattgatgtggttcatgagcaatgggctaagtttttcaCCAGCAAGTATTCATTATTGA